A window of the Candidatus Margulisiibacteriota bacterium genome harbors these coding sequences:
- a CDS encoding helix-turn-helix domain-containing protein: MSIVTYASDKSGSLKYSNQDVITRIRKIRKSKKLSMYMLALNSGLNNTVIQRVERGEREPKINTLFKIIDGLEMSPAEFFKSFREY, translated from the coding sequence ATGTCAATTGTCACATATGCGTCGGATAAATCGGGCAGCTTAAAATATTCCAATCAAGACGTAATTACCCGCATCCGCAAAATAAGAAAAAGCAAGAAATTGAGCATGTATATGCTGGCTCTAAATTCCGGCCTGAATAATACGGTCATTCAGCGCGTGGAGCGGGGCGAGCGCGAACCAAAGATCAACACGCTGTTTAAAATTATCGACGGTCTGGAAATGAGTCCGGCGGAATTTTTCAAATCCTTTAGAGAATATTAA